The genomic interval GGATCTCTGGGCGTTCAATGAGGAGGTGGTGGCCCGTGCCATTGCCGCTTCTGAAATTCCGGTGATTTCGGCGGTGGGGCACGAGATTGATTTTACCATTGCGGATTTTGTGGCGGATGTCCGGGCGCCGACGCCGTCGGCCGCGGCGGAGCTGGCAGTGCGGGAAAAGGGAGAGCTGGAGGCTGAACTTTTGCTGTATCAGCGTCGGTTGAATGACGGTCTGGTTCGGATGTTCAGGGATTTTCAACTGCGGCTTAGCCGGGCGGCGCATTCGTATGTTTTCCGCGAGCCGGAAGTGCTGGTGAAGCAGTATCGGCAGCGTATTCTTTCGTTGGAAACCCGGATGGGGGATCTGCTTAAACTGGAATCGCAGGCAATTTTTCAGCGGCTGGAACGTTCAGCGGTTCGGATGGAGCATCTGCTGGAGTCGAGCGTGCTGCAGGCGCATCAACGGGTCGACGAATTGAGTATGGTAATGCGCCATGAAATGCAGCGACGGTCGGAGCGGAGCCGCCAGAAATTCCAGTCGCTGGAAAGTCAGTTGCGTATGCTGAATCCGCTGGCGGTTCTGGGGCGGGGATACAGTCTGACACGAACGCCGGATGGAGCGGTGGTACGGTCGGCGGAGGATGTGAAGATCGGAGATGTTCTGGTGACGCAGCTGGCGGATGGAAAAGTGGTTTCCAATATTACGGAAAAAGGGTAAGCAACGGGACCGGGAGATATATTATGGCTGAGAAAAAGAGTGTTGATTTCGAGCAGTCGCTGGAGCGGCTGGAGGAACTG from Verrucomicrobia bacterium S94 carries:
- a CDS encoding exodeoxyribonuclease VII large subunit gives rise to the protein MAEQRQIYSVSEINRKARMVLESAMGEVWVEGELSRVTIHSSGHWYFTLKDAGAAVSCAMFARDNAGVTFRPKDGMQVQLLARPSLYEASGRYQLIASKMEEAGKGNLQEQFEKLKAKLDAEGLFSEERKKVLPVLPAKIGVVTSPTGAAIRDIINVLTRRFLNIQVLLIPAKVQGGGAAQGIAKSIAYLNSRHDIDVMIVGRGGGSIEDLWAFNEEVVARAIAASEIPVISAVGHEIDFTIADFVADVRAPTPSAAAELAVREKGELEAELLLYQRRLNDGLVRMFRDFQLRLSRAAHSYVFREPEVLVKQYRQRILSLETRMGDLLKLESQAIFQRLERSAVRMEHLLESSVLQAHQRVDELSMVMRHEMQRRSERSRQKFQSLESQLRMLNPLAVLGRGYSLTRTPDGAVVRSAEDVKIGDVLVTQLADGKVVSNITEKG